The genome window TGAGTTCTTGCAGCAGTTTTTCGCGGACTTCTGGGATGTAGTGAATCCAATACAAAGCCCAGGCTAAAGCTGTGGCTGTAGTTTCGTGTCCGGCGAATAACATTGTCATTAATTCATCCCGCAATTCAACGTCGCTCATCGGCTGTCCCGCTTCGTCACGAGCTGAAATTAACAAGCTCAGGATGTCTTCTCCCAATGGTTGAGATAGAGTTTTGCGTGAAGCGAAGCTATCCCGCAGGGAATCGCGGATTTCTTGATAAAGCAGTTCATCTAAACGCTGTCTTTGTCGCAGAAATCCTCCCCAAGGACTCCAAGCACCTAAATCTTTTTGCAACGAATTGATAAACAGAAAGGTAGCGCTTAAGGGATTGCTAAAAAAATTTAGCATTTTAACAAGAAGTTGCTGGATTTGCTGGTAGCGTTCTCCTTCACTCAGCCCGAAAACTGCGTGCAATATCACTTCCAATGAAATCTCCTGCATAGTTGAATGCGCGATAACCGAGTTACCAGGAGTCCAATTATTAATTACTTTTTCGGTGGTATTTCGGATGATTTGTCCGTAAGCTTTCATGCGTTCACCGTGAAAAGGTGGCATTAAAAGTTTGCGCTGCTGCAAATGTCGATCGCCATCTAACAACAATAACGAATTGGGGCCTACTAAAGGTAGCGCTATCTGGTTTCCCGTGCCGGATTCAAAAAGTTTTGAATCCGCTGTAAAAATTTCTTGAATAGCTTGAGGATTGCTAACAATTACCTGGGGCGGAAAATTGCTGAATTTGCTGGTAAAAATGTCACCGTAGCTTTGATAGTTTCGTTCTAAATAATACAGAGGATTTAAAATCCCCCGCACTGTCTGAACAAATCTATTATCTTTAGGGCCGTCTAAAACTTTGTTGATAGCTTCATTTTGAGATTGAGAGTTGTTTGTGAGAAGAGTCATTTTTTATCTCCTATTTTTCTGGTTTCACAGGACTAATGAAAGCATAATTTATGTGTCACAAAAATCGCCACCCTCAGTTATTCAAAAATAGTACGCAGTAGGCATCATAAATTAGTACGGCAATAGTAGGATACAGAGTAACTCCCAGCCCAAAAGCTCGTTCGATCGGCTCTTTGAGATAGCCTATCCAAAACGCTATTCTTCCCACAACAAACAAAGTTGCCAAAATTGGAATCAGCTTGATGCTGTAAGTATCTAAAAAGGTAGAAAGGATTAAACTGCCTGCAAAAAACAGCACAAATTGCTCTAGAGTGTTGCTCAGATAACGCAAATGAATCCGCATTGCTTCTGATTCGGCATTCGCTAAAGGGTTGATGGCTGGGCTGCTAAATCTACCATTACCAACTGCAACTATGCCGGCAAATAACATCAGTAACGGAAAAATTTGGCAGCGAAGGCTGAAAATTAGGCGCGACTCTGGGGTATTTAATAGGGGTAGGGGCAGGGCTATCACAAAATAACCAATCAGTACAAAAGTAAGGCAGAAGATTAAGGCAGAAAGGGCTCGCCGAACAACTATTTGCTGTTGTGGATTGAAACTGAGTAAATTAATCATTGTTTACAGAGATCCAAGCTTATTATAGCTTTTTTATACCTAGATATTTTACGTAAACCCGATCGCACCTTGGCGTCTCCACACCAGTTGTCGGTAGATATCCGCTATTTTCGTACATTTTAACAGCTTCTTTGAGAATGCTGGCAGTTTCAATCCAGATTTCCTCAAAGCCGCGAGCAATAATTTTACTTTCCAATTCTTGCAGTAAAAATTTCCCCAAACCTTGTCCTCTTGCTGCTGGCAAAATATACATTTTGCGAATTTCCACAGCATTATTCCCGCGCTCAATCGGATAGTAAGCCGCCGTACCCACTATTTTATCCTGCCGTTCAACTACCCAAAATTCCCCGCCTTTATTGTGATAATGCAGTTCTACATCATAGACATCTCGATCTGCCCCGTGAGGTTCGCATTTTAAACCGTACTCTGCTAAAACATCCCTAATTAAATAGAACGCCTCAGCGCGATCGCGCGTTTCCCAGGAACGAATTAAAAAATCCAGATGTTGGGTTTTCATTGGTTGTTGCAACGTATATTTATTTTTTGACTTTAACAACTGTAAAATTACTAATTTTTTGTGTTTTACAGTCTTTAAGTGCACCTAGCTTTTAACTGTGAATTCTCGGTTCGGGATGAAGACTTGCCAGCAACTCGCTCTCTACTAATGATAATTCCTCCAGCCTGTCAATCACAAGAGCGCGATCGAAATAAGTTGTTGCCAAAATCCAATATACCCCGTAATGGCGCGCTTCCGAAGCCATCAAACTGCGGTAAAACTTAGCTAATTCCGCGTCGGGACAGCGATCGCCCAGCAGTCCCAACCGTTCGTGACTGCGCGCTTCTATCAAACCAGAAACCAACAAAGAATCCAAAAGTCTCTCCGGTTCCTGCTTGCGAATTTGGCAGGACAAACCGGCACCGTAGGGAGGTGCGGCCAAAGGGGCTAAAGCAATGCCGCGCTTTTCTAACCGCTGGTTGACTTGCTCGAAATGCTCTAATTCTTCGCGGGCGATCGCCGTTAGCATCCTCACCAATTTTTCCCTTGCTGGGTAGCGAAACATTAAATTTAACGCTACTCCCGCCGCTTTCCGCTCGCAGTGAGAATGGTCTAATAAGATTGTATCCAAATGGGCGATCGCCTGTTCGATCCAAGCTTCCGAAGTCGGCTGTTTCAAAAACTTAATAGTTGGCAGTGTTGAAGTCATACCATTTTGGATTTTAGATTTTAGATTTTAGATTTTAGATTAGTCATTGTAGGGTGCGTCAGGTTAGGATGTTTTCTCACATTGCGGATTGTTTTGCCTGACGCACCTTATCCTATAATTAGCGCGTTATCCTATTCTTACACAATTTTTCAAACACCCCATACATATCACCAGCAAACTTTTTCGCATTCCACAGCGGCGACAAATTGGCTGGATCTTTAGATTTCACCAACTGTGCTTTAATTGCATTTCTCAATTCACGATCTTTGCCCAATTTTACACCCACTTCCACATATTCCGACCAAGACAAAGCCACGCCTGTTTCAATTCCCAAAGTCTGCAAAAACGAATAACCCATTCTCGACAAAAATTGCTCTCCTGTGCGAGTCACCACCGGCAAATTAAACCACAAAGCCTCTAAAGTGTGAGTTCCTCCGTTGTAAGGATAAGAATCTAACAAAACATCTGCCAGCAAATAGATAATTCTGTGTTCTTCCTCAGTAGCAAACCTCGGCAAAAACTTAATTCGGTGCTTGCTCACTTTCTCAGCTTCGCAAGCTTGGTGATATGCAGCCTCAAACACCGCAGCATCGCCTAAAGCTTTGTGAACTAAGATACTGTTCGGCACTTGTTTGAGAATCGCAATTTGTGCTTTTACCAACTCGTAATTGAATTTTCTGCCGGGAGCGACGCACAGGTAAACTATCTGATCCAAACCGATCCGATTCGACCTTCTCAAGGCAACGGGATCGACTCCATATCTCTGAAAACCGGACACCGCTACAAAGGAATCAGGCATCCTAATTAGCTGCTCGTCATAATATTTTTCCCGCCCGGCTGGGTGCGAGTGCCCGTCTGTAAGAAAATAATTTTCCGGCGATATGTAAGGGGCGTCAAATCCCAGCCAAGAAACACAAACTGGTGCGGGTTTTTGGTAGAGAATGTCAGCGTGAACTGGTACGCTGAGAGAATCTAAATCAACTAAAACGTCCAATTCATCTTGCTGAATTTGGTCGATAATTTCGGCAGAATTGGCAAGTCCGTTCGGGTAGGTTGTGGGAAAACTCAGTTTGCCCCAAGTTTCAAATTGCTGAGTGCGATCGTCGGGAACAATTCTTTCGGAAGCGTACAAATACACATTGGGTGTGATGTCGGACAATTCGCGAATGATGTCAGCGCTGCACCAACCTACAGAATGGCGGCTGAAGTGATTGGACAAAAAGCCGATTTTTAACTGGCTGGATGGGTAACTTGGTTTGAAACTGTAATTTGCGGGTTGAGAAAAATTAGGTTTAATACATTGGTCGATATACTTTTGGGCAATTAATCTGTAAAGTTTTGAGTTGGCTGCCAAGTCATCTCGCAAATAGGGCGTGCTGAATAACAAGTTTGCATAAAGCGATTTAATTTCCACCGGGCTAGCGGTTTCTAAGTTTTGCTGCAAGTACGACTCTAGCTCTAAAAATCGATCGCCCGCAATTTGATTTAATCCCGACACTTGATAGGTGCTGATGAAGTAAATCGCGGTCATAATTGGATCGGTTTCGGCACACATTTGGCTGTATTGGTGCACGGCTTGCCGCGCGGCAGCTAAATTGCTAGTATCTCTGAGGATGCCGCACAAATGTTGGTGGGCAGAAATAAAATCGGGTTTAATTTCTAGAGCTTTTTGAAGGTTGGGTATGGCGTCTTTAAATTGACCCTGGTGGCGCAAAACTCGGCCAATTTGACAGTATGCTTCGGCTAAATCGGGTTTGAATGCGATCGCCTGCTGCCATGCAGCCACCGCCTCATCTAACTTCCCTTGCCGCGCTAATTTATCTCCTAAATTTAAGTGAAAATCTACCTG of Oscillatoria nigro-viridis PCC 7112 contains these proteins:
- a CDS encoding cytochrome P450; translation: MTLLTNNSQSQNEAINKVLDGPKDNRFVQTVRGILNPLYYLERNYQSYGDIFTSKFSNFPPQVIVSNPQAIQEIFTADSKLFESGTGNQIALPLVGPNSLLLLDGDRHLQQRKLLMPPFHGERMKAYGQIIRNTTEKVINNWTPGNSVIAHSTMQEISLEVILHAVFGLSEGERYQQIQQLLVKMLNFFSNPLSATFLFINSLQKDLGAWSPWGGFLRQRQRLDELLYQEIRDSLRDSFASRKTLSQPLGEDILSLLISARDEAGQPMSDVELRDELMTMLFAGHETTATALAWALYWIHYIPEVREKLLQELNSIDLENSDPAEITKLPYLNAVCCETLRIYPIVFFAFPRILQAPMQLMGYNIPKGMILSPCIYLVHNRPDIYPEPKRFKPERFLERQFSPYEYLPFGGGNRRCIGAAFALFEMKLVLAKVLSQYSLELTENSPVLPVRRGLTMAPAGGVHLTVKGRI
- a CDS encoding tetratricopeptide repeat protein, with translation MNSDFRNQSETPELEDAASLTVIAETYYSQGNLAAAVAACRRALELQPDWAAAYVTMGNVQQASGQIEEAMRFYSEAIALNPDFAEAYANLGSMLYKQGRLVEAIVNYQKAIELKPNLAAAYWNLAGALKQQGQQDAAVAYEQKALELNPHLAQVDFHLNLGDKLARQGKLDEAVAAWQQAIAFKPDLAEAYCQIGRVLRHQGQFKDAIPNLQKALEIKPDFISAHQHLCGILRDTSNLAAARQAVHQYSQMCAETDPIMTAIYFISTYQVSGLNQIAGDRFLELESYLQQNLETASPVEIKSLYANLLFSTPYLRDDLAANSKLYRLIAQKYIDQCIKPNFSQPANYSFKPSYPSSQLKIGFLSNHFSRHSVGWCSADIIRELSDITPNVYLYASERIVPDDRTQQFETWGKLSFPTTYPNGLANSAEIIDQIQQDELDVLVDLDSLSVPVHADILYQKPAPVCVSWLGFDAPYISPENYFLTDGHSHPAGREKYYDEQLIRMPDSFVAVSGFQRYGVDPVALRRSNRIGLDQIVYLCVAPGRKFNYELVKAQIAILKQVPNSILVHKALGDAAVFEAAYHQACEAEKVSKHRIKFLPRFATEEEHRIIYLLADVLLDSYPYNGGTHTLEALWFNLPVVTRTGEQFLSRMGYSFLQTLGIETGVALSWSEYVEVGVKLGKDRELRNAIKAQLVKSKDPANLSPLWNAKKFAGDMYGVFEKLCKNRITR
- a CDS encoding tRNA-(ms[2]io[6]A)-hydroxylase, with protein sequence MTSTLPTIKFLKQPTSEAWIEQAIAHLDTILLDHSHCERKAAGVALNLMFRYPAREKLVRMLTAIAREELEHFEQVNQRLEKRGIALAPLAAPPYGAGLSCQIRKQEPERLLDSLLVSGLIEARSHERLGLLGDRCPDAELAKFYRSLMASEARHYGVYWILATTYFDRALVIDRLEELSLVESELLASLHPEPRIHS
- a CDS encoding MAPEG family protein, producing the protein MINLLSFNPQQQIVVRRALSALIFCLTFVLIGYFVIALPLPLLNTPESRLIFSLRCQIFPLLMLFAGIVAVGNGRFSSPAINPLANAESEAMRIHLRYLSNTLEQFVLFFAGSLILSTFLDTYSIKLIPILATLFVVGRIAFWIGYLKEPIERAFGLGVTLYPTIAVLIYDAYCVLFLNN
- a CDS encoding GNAT family N-acetyltransferase; the encoded protein is MKTQHLDFLIRSWETRDRAEAFYLIRDVLAEYGLKCEPHGADRDVYDVELHYHNKGGEFWVVERQDKIVGTAAYYPIERGNNAVEIRKMYILPAARGQGLGKFLLQELESKIIARGFEEIWIETASILKEAVKMYENSGYLPTTGVETPRCDRVYVKYLGIKKL